From Flavobacterium sp. 102, a single genomic window includes:
- a CDS encoding SRPBCC family protein: MNLESPKVTVEKSAEYLFNALSDVKNFEKLMPENIAKFEVLGDDIFNFGLKGMPEIKLRLKEGVPHSKVNLAAASDKLPFTLTANLDSISETSTGVQLHFEGDFNPMMAMMIKGPISKFIETLAENMHKL; the protein is encoded by the coding sequence ATGAATTTAGAGAGCCCAAAAGTTACGGTAGAAAAATCAGCCGAATATTTATTCAACGCTTTATCGGATGTGAAAAACTTCGAGAAACTAATGCCGGAAAACATTGCTAAGTTTGAAGTATTGGGTGACGATATTTTCAATTTTGGTTTAAAAGGCATGCCCGAAATCAAATTGAGATTAAAAGAAGGCGTGCCGCATTCTAAAGTAAATCTTGCCGCAGCCAGCGACAAATTACCATTTACTTTAACGGCCAATCTTGATAGCATTTCGGAAACTTCAACAGGCGTTCAATTGCATTTTGAAGGCGATTTCAATCCCATGATGGCGATGATGATTAAAGGTCCGATTTCAAAGTTTATTGAGACTTTGGCGGAGAATATGCATAAGTTGTAA
- a CDS encoding NUDIX hydrolase: protein MYKVFVNDKPLFLTNEVAKETDFQLFLLESVDIEQVIIKMFQNKIQKAYLYYPDEKAILKKVKEKIPVCKAGGGLVYNKAGDVLFIFRNGKWDLPKGGIEKGEEIEDTATREVEEETGVTNLKISHKLQKTYHVFKRNGKYKLKITHWFEMRTNFEGTPKPQANEGIEKVAWLNPEQIKEALKNSYENIKLLFEEEKLLK from the coding sequence ATGTATAAAGTTTTTGTCAACGATAAACCACTTTTTTTAACCAACGAAGTCGCCAAAGAAACCGATTTTCAATTGTTCTTATTGGAAAGTGTTGATATTGAGCAAGTCATCATCAAAATGTTCCAGAACAAAATTCAGAAAGCTTATTTGTATTATCCTGATGAAAAGGCGATACTCAAAAAAGTGAAAGAAAAAATTCCGGTTTGTAAAGCCGGTGGCGGATTGGTTTACAACAAAGCCGGAGACGTTTTGTTCATTTTTAGAAACGGAAAATGGGATTTGCCCAAGGGTGGAATCGAAAAAGGCGAAGAAATTGAAGATACTGCAACCCGCGAAGTCGAAGAAGAAACCGGAGTCACTAATTTAAAAATTAGCCACAAACTCCAAAAAACGTATCACGTTTTCAAACGTAATGGTAAATACAAACTAAAAATTACGCATTGGTTCGAAATGCGCACCAACTTCGAAGGAACGCCAAAACCACAGGCTAATGAAGGCATCGAAAAAGTCGCTTGGCTCAATCCGGAGCAGATCAAAGAAGCACTGAAGAATTCGTATGAGAATATTAAGTTGTTGTTTGAGGAAGAGAAGCTATTGAAGTAG
- the pyrE gene encoding orotate phosphoribosyltransferase codes for MIFNKDTAEKTAELLLQINAIKLNPKNPFTWASGWHSPIYCDNRLILSFPAIRNFVREEFSKHIEKEFGKPDVIAGVATGAIGIGMLVAEYMGLPFVYVRPEPKKHGRQNQVEGFLQSGQNVVVVEDLISTGNSSLLAVEALKEAGAHVKGMVAIFTYGFDVAVENFKNANVELNTLADYEHLLHLAVAKNYITEKELSTLQEWRKNPSTWNV; via the coding sequence ATGATTTTTAATAAAGACACAGCCGAAAAAACAGCCGAATTGCTTTTACAAATAAATGCAATTAAATTGAATCCTAAAAATCCTTTTACATGGGCTTCAGGATGGCACTCTCCTATTTACTGCGACAACCGATTAATCCTATCGTTCCCGGCGATAAGAAATTTTGTGCGCGAGGAATTTTCTAAGCATATTGAGAAAGAATTTGGTAAACCCGACGTCATTGCCGGAGTAGCCACCGGAGCCATAGGTATCGGGATGCTCGTAGCCGAATACATGGGATTGCCTTTTGTATACGTTCGCCCGGAACCTAAAAAACACGGTAGACAAAACCAAGTAGAAGGCTTTCTGCAAAGCGGTCAGAACGTAGTTGTTGTGGAAGATTTAATCAGCACAGGAAACAGCAGTTTGTTGGCTGTAGAAGCTTTAAAAGAAGCCGGTGCACACGTAAAAGGTATGGTGGCCATCTTCACTTATGGTTTTGATGTAGCGGTAGAAAATTTCAAAAATGCCAACGTTGAGTTAAATACCTTAGCCGATTACGAACATTTATTACATTTGGCCGTTGCCAAAAATTATATCACTGAAAAAGAATTATCCACTTTACAAGAATGGCGTAAGAATCCGTCGACTTGGAATGTGTAA
- a CDS encoding DEAD/DEAH box helicase produces the protein MTNHHHSNNILLNLGIDSLNEMQLAAQETIVSDRDVLLLSPTGSGKTLAFLLPIFELLDEQVAGVQCLILVPSRELGLQIEQVWKKMGTAYKVNVCYGGHSIETEIKNLSNPPAVLIGTPGRIADHIDRGTFKVDRIQTLVLDEFDKSLQLGFHEQMSFIISRLSKLNKRVLVSATSGIEIPKYTKVVHPTVLDFIPSEEEKVNLSMKMVVSKEKDKIGSLFNLICSLKSQSALIFCNHRDAAERISDALNEKGIYATYYHGGMDQDERERALIQFRNGSVSYLVTTDLAARGLDIPEMKHVIHYHLPSKEDEFTHRNGRTARMLATGTAYLIIHESEKKLDYIDYGMPILRVDNATTLPKPPEFQTIYISGGKKNKLNKIDIVGFFSQKGKLEKGDLGLIEVKDFISFAAVRFNKVKDLLSNIRDEKMKGKKFKIEVARKVVKKEEDAKSEKY, from the coding sequence ATGACAAATCACCATCATTCCAATAATATACTTTTGAATTTAGGCATTGACAGCTTAAATGAAATGCAACTTGCTGCCCAAGAAACCATTGTAAGCGACCGCGATGTTTTATTGCTTTCGCCAACAGGTTCCGGTAAAACACTCGCTTTTTTATTGCCAATTTTCGAATTGTTAGACGAGCAAGTCGCAGGCGTGCAATGCTTGATTTTAGTGCCTTCACGTGAATTAGGATTGCAGATTGAGCAAGTTTGGAAAAAGATGGGCACGGCTTATAAAGTCAATGTGTGTTACGGCGGTCATTCCATCGAAACCGAAATCAAAAATTTATCGAATCCACCCGCGGTTTTAATTGGAACTCCGGGACGAATTGCCGATCATATTGACAGAGGCACTTTTAAAGTGGATCGAATTCAGACTTTGGTTTTAGACGAGTTTGACAAATCATTGCAATTGGGTTTTCATGAGCAAATGTCTTTTATTATCAGTCGGTTATCAAAATTGAACAAACGCGTATTGGTTTCAGCCACTTCTGGTATTGAAATTCCTAAGTATACGAAAGTAGTTCACCCAACCGTTTTAGATTTTATTCCATCTGAAGAAGAGAAAGTTAATCTTTCGATGAAAATGGTGGTTTCGAAAGAGAAAGACAAGATTGGCAGTTTGTTCAATTTGATTTGTTCTTTAAAATCGCAGTCGGCTTTGATTTTCTGTAATCATCGTGATGCGGCCGAACGCATCAGCGATGCTTTAAACGAAAAAGGAATTTACGCCACCTATTATCACGGCGGAATGGATCAAGATGAAAGAGAACGCGCATTGATTCAATTCAGAAATGGTAGTGTGTCTTATTTAGTTACCACAGATTTGGCCGCGCGAGGTTTAGATATCCCCGAAATGAAACACGTTATTCATTATCATTTACCTTCCAAAGAAGACGAATTTACCCATAGAAACGGTAGAACCGCGCGTATGTTGGCTACCGGAACGGCTTATTTAATCATTCATGAAAGCGAAAAAAAGTTGGATTATATCGATTATGGAATGCCGATTTTAAGAGTCGACAATGCTACCACTTTACCAAAACCACCAGAATTCCAAACAATTTACATCAGCGGTGGCAAGAAAAACAAACTGAACAAAATTGACATCGTGGGTTTCTTTTCCCAAAAAGGGAAATTGGAAAAAGGTGATTTAGGTTTGATAGAAGTGAAAGACTTTATCTCATTTGCCGCAGTGAGGTTCAATAAAGTTAAAGATTTGCTTTCCAATATTCGTGATGAAAAAATGAAAGGGAAGAAGTTTAAGATTGAAGTGGCGCGCAAGGTAGTTAAGAAAGAGGAAGACGCTAAAAGCGAGAAGTATTAA
- a CDS encoding helix-turn-helix transcriptional regulator — MEKRETISILLGASQLEMATLLKITRSQWSMYELGKRSLPLAAAQQLSEILAQVQPQKRAKKQVPTAEQQAQKKQTLEALLRENEYQQLVVERKIAGIQKKQVAAVAALQLLGYLADTDKKTTPPHLLQSMETKAKRKAAENSDAVLITHQIKQELLKYEAELLKNAITSLVSESVVVKK; from the coding sequence ATGGAAAAAAGGGAAACCATTAGTATACTGTTAGGTGCAAGCCAATTGGAAATGGCAACTTTGCTCAAAATTACCCGCAGTCAGTGGTCCATGTATGAATTGGGAAAAAGGAGTTTGCCTTTAGCTGCTGCCCAACAACTCAGCGAAATATTAGCACAGGTACAACCGCAAAAAAGGGCCAAAAAACAAGTGCCTACCGCAGAACAACAAGCACAAAAGAAACAAACATTGGAAGCTTTGCTTCGCGAAAACGAATACCAACAACTGGTGGTGGAAAGAAAAATAGCCGGTATACAAAAGAAACAAGTCGCTGCGGTTGCTGCTTTGCAATTACTAGGCTATCTTGCAGACACGGATAAAAAAACAACGCCTCCTCACCTATTGCAAAGTATGGAAACCAAAGCCAAAAGAAAAGCGGCTGAAAACAGCGATGCAGTTTTGATTACGCATCAAATAAAACAAGAACTGCTAAAATATGAAGCGGAATTGCTAAAGAATGCCATAACTAGCTTGGTTTCGGAAAGTGTTGTTGTGAAAAAATAA